The Dehalococcoidales bacterium genome includes a region encoding these proteins:
- a CDS encoding isochorismatase family cysteine hydrolase, producing MANAVIVTDMLRGFLEEGYPLYCGEGARRIIPNIQRLLERELTQGSKIFFICDHHDPDDLEFNMFPPHCIEGTIEAEVIPELAAYPGEIIPKKRYSGFFGTSLEEKLKQLKPEKLIICGVLTNICVLHTTADARNRDYQVEVPVDCVASPDEAAHRFALDHMEKVLGAKLTGTGGKR from the coding sequence ATGGCTAACGCGGTCATCGTAACTGATATGCTCAGGGGTTTCCTGGAAGAAGGTTATCCCCTGTACTGTGGCGAGGGAGCGCGCCGCATCATCCCAAATATCCAGCGTCTGCTGGAGCGGGAGCTGACGCAAGGTTCCAAGATATTCTTTATCTGCGACCACCATGACCCTGATGACCTTGAGTTCAATATGTTCCCTCCTCACTGCATCGAGGGCACCATTGAAGCCGAAGTCATCCCTGAATTAGCCGCCTATCCCGGCGAGATAATACCCAAAAAGCGCTACAGCGGTTTTTTCGGTACCTCCCTGGAAGAGAAGCTCAAGCAACTGAAACCGGAGAAACTGATTATCTGCGGCGTACTGACCAATATCTGCGTCCTGCACACCACCGCCGATGCCCGCAACCGCGATTACCAGGTGGAGGTGCCGGTGGACTGCGTAGCTTCACCCGACGAGGCGGCACACCGCTTCGCCCTCGACCACATGGAGAAGGTACTGGGAGCAAAATTGACCGGTACAGGAGGAAAGCGGTAA